In Kiritimatiellales bacterium, a genomic segment contains:
- the argJ gene encoding bifunctional glutamate N-acetyltransferase/amino-acid acetyltransferase ArgJ, which yields MMKKLPLPKGFSAAGVSAGIKKKKGKDMAMLVSAVPAVSAAVFTTNQVQAAPVKWDIRIVEQQTARAIVMNSGNANACTGAQGMADAEAMAALTAGRLGARAEEIFVCSTGTIGKPLPMDKIAGGIAKLFTGLSPENGMHAAEAMLTTDLITKTVTKEIIISGKPVRLTGLAKGSGMIEPNMATMLAFILTDAAVEKACFQCALRDAADLSFNRITVDGDRSTNDSVICLANGLAGNEKLTRKSGSWTLFCETLNQILFDLAMMIVKDGEGATRVVTIHVRGAASDGEANEAARAVANSMLNKTAWAGVRPNWGRIADALGYSHAQVQENKIDIDYDDVPAVRGGTAAGTPEKQLVAAVSKEAFTINVNLNLGSGSATVYTCNCTEEYVRINFE from the coding sequence ATGATGAAAAAACTGCCGCTTCCAAAAGGGTTTTCCGCCGCCGGTGTTTCCGCCGGCATCAAAAAGAAAAAAGGCAAAGACATGGCCATGCTCGTGTCTGCTGTACCGGCGGTCAGCGCTGCCGTATTTACTACTAATCAGGTACAGGCTGCGCCGGTAAAATGGGACATCCGCATCGTGGAACAGCAAACTGCACGCGCCATTGTGATGAACAGCGGTAATGCCAACGCATGTACCGGCGCTCAGGGAATGGCAGATGCCGAAGCGATGGCCGCGCTCACTGCCGGACGGCTCGGCGCACGGGCTGAAGAAATTTTTGTCTGCTCTACCGGCACAATCGGTAAACCGCTGCCGATGGATAAAATTGCCGGCGGCATCGCTAAACTGTTCACCGGTCTTTCTCCTGAAAACGGAATGCACGCCGCTGAAGCGATGCTGACAACGGATCTTATCACCAAAACTGTCACTAAAGAAATTATCATCAGCGGCAAACCGGTGCGCCTCACCGGACTCGCGAAAGGCTCCGGTATGATTGAACCGAACATGGCAACCATGCTTGCGTTTATTCTTACCGATGCCGCGGTGGAAAAAGCCTGCTTCCAATGCGCGCTGCGCGACGCCGCGGATTTAAGTTTTAACCGCATTACCGTTGACGGTGACCGCAGCACAAATGACAGCGTAATCTGTCTGGCAAACGGACTCGCCGGAAATGAAAAACTGACCCGCAAATCCGGGAGCTGGACACTTTTTTGCGAGACGCTGAATCAGATCCTTTTCGACCTGGCGATGATGATCGTCAAAGACGGTGAAGGCGCGACACGGGTGGTAACGATTCATGTGCGCGGTGCCGCGTCTGACGGTGAAGCGAATGAAGCCGCGCGCGCGGTTGCCAATTCGATGCTCAATAAAACCGCCTGGGCCGGCGTCCGGCCGAACTGGGGACGGATTGCCGATGCGCTCGGCTATTCGCATGCACAGGTTCAGGAAAATAAAATTGATATTGATTATGATGATGTTCCCGCCGTGCGCGGCGGCACTGCTGCCGGAACACCGGAAAAGCAGCTCGTTGCCGCCGTTTCAAAAGAGGCATTCACCATCAACGTGAATCTGAACCTCGGCAGCGGCAGTGCCACAGTCTACACCTGCAACTGCACCGAAGAGTATGTGCGGATCAATTTTGAATAA
- the argB gene encoding acetylglutamate kinase has product MQQMIEKAGVLIEALPYIQRFRGETIVVKFGGSIMESETGYRNILKDVAFMGCVGLQPVIVHGGGKSVSKKMRAANIQPNFIQGLRVTDGQTIEVVEEVLNNEVNPHLVEILKEYGSKARGIHGEDIVRVKKHTGTNPQTGEELDWGFVGKVIQIDIEPVLAFLKADIIPVITPLGRGEDGRLYNVNADDVANAIARGLKARKLVFLSDVPGLLRDPSDPSTLITSLKLSEIEELISRGIISGGMLPKIGGAVEALKAGVNKTHIIDSSLPHSLLLELFTDKGVGTEIVK; this is encoded by the coding sequence ATGCAGCAGATGATTGAAAAAGCGGGTGTTTTAATTGAAGCTCTGCCCTATATTCAACGCTTTCGCGGCGAAACAATTGTCGTCAAATTCGGCGGCAGCATTATGGAAAGTGAAACCGGCTACCGGAACATTCTGAAGGACGTCGCCTTCATGGGATGTGTCGGGCTTCAACCGGTTATTGTTCACGGCGGCGGGAAATCTGTTTCTAAAAAGATGCGCGCAGCGAATATTCAACCGAATTTCATTCAGGGACTGCGTGTTACCGATGGCCAAACCATCGAGGTGGTTGAAGAAGTGTTGAATAATGAAGTGAATCCGCATCTGGTTGAAATTTTAAAGGAATACGGCAGTAAAGCGCGCGGCATTCATGGTGAAGATATTGTGCGTGTGAAAAAGCATACCGGCACCAACCCTCAAACCGGCGAGGAACTCGACTGGGGCTTTGTCGGCAAAGTGATTCAGATTGATATCGAACCGGTTCTCGCTTTTCTGAAAGCAGATATTATTCCGGTGATTACACCGCTCGGACGTGGCGAGGACGGCAGACTGTATAATGTAAACGCCGACGATGTTGCCAATGCGATCGCCCGCGGACTCAAAGCGCGCAAGCTCGTTTTTCTCAGCGATGTGCCAGGACTGCTGCGCGATCCATCTGATCCGTCGACACTCATCACCAGTTTAAAACTGAGCGAAATTGAAGAGCTGATTTCGCGCGGCATCATTTCCGGCGGTATGCTGCCGAAAATCGGCGGCGCGGTAGAGGCATTAAAAGCCGGCGTCAACAAAACCCATATTATCGACTCATCCCTGCCCCACTCCTTACTGCTCGAACTTTTCACCGATAAAGGCGTCGGAACTGAGATTGTGAAATAA
- a CDS encoding aspartate aminotransferase family protein, whose translation MKKDEIIDLTKKYVMPTYGRGLVLTEGSGTMVKDADGKEYLDFLAGIAVLNLGHCHPAVTKAVQEQAAKLVHTSNLYYTENQPRLAQMLAERSMGGKCFFCNSGAEANEGLIKLARFWGRDKGRYEVITMRNSFHGRTLATLTATGQDKVQQGFYPLPEGFKYAEFNNLESCRAAVTDKTAAILVEAIQGEGGILPAAPEFITGLRKLCDEKGILLFFDEVQAGIGRTGKWFGFQNYDVRPDGFSLAKALGNGLPVGAIVVTPELGDTFQPGNHATTFGGTPLVCAAAMAVIETIEKDHLLENAKTRGAQLVEKLSPLAGKYNWIETVRGCGLMVGIVLKHAAAPLQKKLEEKGLLTLATAIRVLRLLPPLTITAAETDRAITCIEEACAELDAAQ comes from the coding sequence ATGAAAAAAGATGAAATTATTGATCTGACAAAAAAATATGTCATGCCGACGTACGGGCGGGGACTTGTGCTCACGGAAGGCTCCGGCACAATGGTAAAAGACGCGGACGGTAAAGAGTATCTGGACTTTCTCGCCGGGATTGCGGTGCTGAATCTGGGTCATTGTCATCCGGCGGTAACCAAAGCCGTTCAGGAACAGGCAGCAAAACTGGTTCATACATCGAATCTCTATTACACCGAAAATCAGCCGCGCCTCGCACAGATGCTGGCGGAGCGGTCGATGGGCGGCAAATGCTTTTTCTGCAATTCCGGTGCGGAAGCGAATGAAGGATTGATTAAACTCGCGCGTTTCTGGGGCCGGGACAAAGGCAGATACGAAGTGATTACGATGCGCAATTCGTTTCATGGACGAACGCTCGCCACGCTGACCGCCACTGGACAGGATAAAGTACAGCAAGGATTTTATCCCCTGCCCGAAGGTTTTAAATATGCGGAGTTCAACAATCTCGAATCGTGCCGCGCCGCCGTCACGGATAAAACCGCCGCAATTCTGGTGGAAGCAATCCAGGGCGAAGGCGGCATTCTGCCGGCAGCGCCGGAATTTATTACCGGTCTGCGGAAGCTGTGTGACGAAAAAGGTATCCTGCTGTTCTTTGATGAAGTTCAGGCGGGTATCGGCCGCACCGGCAAATGGTTCGGCTTCCAGAATTATGATGTGCGTCCGGACGGTTTTTCGCTGGCGAAAGCGCTCGGCAACGGACTGCCGGTCGGCGCAATCGTTGTCACGCCGGAGCTCGGCGACACATTCCAGCCCGGCAATCATGCCACGACGTTCGGGGGTACACCGCTGGTTTGCGCCGCCGCAATGGCGGTGATTGAGACAATTGAAAAAGACCACCTGCTTGAAAACGCCAAAACCCGCGGCGCACAGCTCGTTGAAAAACTTTCGCCGCTCGCCGGAAAATATAACTGGATCGAAACGGTACGCGGCTGCGGACTGATGGTTGGCATCGTATTGAAACATGCAGCGGCACCGCTCCAGAAAAAACTGGAAGAAAAAGGATTGCTTACACTCGCCACCGCGATTCGTGTCCTGCGGCTGCTGCCGCCGTTAACAATCACTGCCGCCGAAACAGATCGCGCGATTACATGCATTGAAGAAGCCTGCGCCGAACTGGATGCCGCACAATGA
- a CDS encoding RluA family pseudouridine synthase, translating into MSRETLQVRPHEDGLPLVDVLSDRFRCSKKQARVLLDTRQVFVNGKRIWMAKHTVKNKDVIETVRPEPKSKKIEILKRAGELIVVNKPSGMVTNSSARSLETRLQHELGNPQLCAVHRLDRDTSGCVMFAAGAEAKARMIPLFKDQRIIKIYRAIAIGRVPDALKKITRDIDGESATTLVNILDRNRDASYLELRIQTGRTHQIRKHLAALRFPVLGDKDYAGEQRGKPVFRSVPRQMLHAYRLIFPGELSNTSIRVTAPVPDDFAASLKTLKLK; encoded by the coding sequence ATGAGCCGTGAAACATTGCAAGTGCGCCCGCACGAGGATGGTCTGCCGCTGGTCGATGTGCTGTCAGATCGGTTCCGCTGTTCAAAAAAACAGGCGCGCGTTCTGCTGGACACGCGGCAGGTTTTTGTTAACGGCAAACGCATCTGGATGGCGAAGCATACTGTTAAAAATAAAGATGTGATCGAAACGGTACGGCCGGAACCGAAGTCTAAGAAAATTGAAATCCTGAAACGTGCCGGTGAGCTGATTGTGGTGAATAAACCGTCCGGCATGGTGACAAACAGCAGCGCGCGCAGTCTGGAAACACGATTACAGCACGAGCTTGGAAACCCGCAACTGTGTGCGGTGCACCGTCTTGACCGCGACACGTCCGGCTGTGTGATGTTCGCCGCCGGCGCTGAAGCAAAAGCACGCATGATTCCATTGTTTAAAGATCAGCGTATTATAAAAATTTATCGCGCCATCGCCATTGGACGCGTGCCGGATGCGCTGAAAAAAATTACGCGCGATATTGACGGTGAATCGGCGACCACGCTGGTAAACATTCTCGACCGCAATCGCGATGCGAGTTATCTGGAACTGCGGATTCAAACCGGACGCACGCATCAGATTCGCAAACACCTGGCAGCACTGCGTTTCCCGGTGCTGGGCGATAAAGATTACGCCGGCGAGCAGCGCGGTAAACCCGTGTTCCGGTCTGTGCCGCGTCAGATGCTGCACGCGTACCGGCTCATCTTTCCCGGTGAACTGAGCAATACATCTATTCGCGTAACAGCGCCGGTGCCGGACGATTTCGCCGCCAGTCTAAAAACCCTGAAATTAAAATAA